Sequence from the Dysidea avara chromosome 5, odDysAvar1.4, whole genome shotgun sequence genome:
ACCTCTAATCCTTCGATAAAAGCTCAGCATTCCTGTAGCATATTCTGGTACTCCGTGATCAGGCCAAACAATGTAGTGAAATTGAGTCACATCAAAGGATTCTCCTAATTTCTGAGTATTGTGCGAAAAAGTATGCATAAGCAATTCCCCTTGCGCGCACacgcagtgtgtgtgtgtgtgtgtgtgtgtgtgtgtgtgtgtgtgtgtgtgcgtgtgcgtgtgcgtgtgtgttgacCTGTATAACGATTTTGTTGTATTGCCAACATTCTGTGAACTTAATACAGCTAATGTGGCAGGCCTCTATATACATTGTTAATAAGCAATATTGAAGAAAATATATTAATGCGTAGCTACTCTGCTTTTCTTCAAACATCCTCACTTAATTTCTCACTGATCAATACTTTTAGTATAAAATCTTCTAGCTTAAATGGTGTGAACATATATGTGATTGGCTGAGTGAAAAACCTGCTGTATTAGCAAAattttgctataaaatacaTAAATGTACTTGACAAAAATTATGCACATCTGGTATGTACCCTGTAGTGGTGAATCAGTAAAATCTATGCACTATCAGATTTGCCTGCTCATGAAGAGTAAGAATATATGTTTGTTTCCATAAACTAAAGGGTACATGAGCTACTGGTGCTTGATTATGATGCAGTAGAAAGAAAGTTTTCTATCATAGTTTCTAGTGTTGGGCATTTAGGTGCTAGTGGTATTTTCAATGAGGTGATATCAATGTGGCATTTTCAGATATCAATGTGGTTTTCTAAAATACCAATAtcttttggtggtttagtggtggccaTACATTAAGCCAATCCTCATGCAAGCACTTTTACGCTGCAGACAAGCACAAACTTATGTGTGTAAAAGTATTCACCTGCATTATAATGATTTTACTTCTACGGTGTACTTACTTTGTAGTACAGTTGTCATTTTATTAGAAAGTTTTACTACAAACACAGGTGTGAATATAAGTGTAAATGTACAAATCCTAATGTACCCATCTTATTAATAATATTAAAAGGTATTATCAGTTTAGTGATAGCAAGGTATTTTTCTCAATACCATACTGTTCTTCAAAAACGCAATACTGCCCATCTCTAACTGTTTCTTTATTTGAACCGATTTCCTAAACAAGCACTATATCTTGgtggatttgccagttcatggtgaacacacaGAACCAAGTCCCATTTTTACAGtctgtttcagtcatgagttacAATTGATTAATTAAGTGCCTGCAATGCAATTTATTTGCAAACAGTTGCTGTATCGATCAAATTTCTTGCTGTCCCAATAGTTTAATCAAAGACTATTTAATACATGAACATGATTGGCTAAAACTTTCTCCTTAGTTACACAACAGAGAAGCTACAATTTTGCTCAACTGGTCACATACATGTGCACATgcatctacacacacacaattttccCTAACATAAACCAGTTGTGAAAATGTTTAATAAAAATTCTTGCTTCTCAAATGCTACTAGCTATGTATTTTTGCTATGCTACTATTTTTGCAGGTTTATACAGTAATTCTAGTACATGGTAGTCTAATATGTGGTAATACAAACTGACCGTTACATTAAACTTTCTAATAAGATACTCAGTGTATCTATTCTCTTCCAATAGTGATACTTTGAAAGGCGTGAACTCAACTTCTCCACCAACAGTTTCAGGCCAGTATTGAAAACATTTCAACTGCAACAGTTAACATCCATGTTAGCAAAGTACTACTGTAACACATACAAACAAGTCCACCTTGTCTCCTTCTTTGATGTTAGTCAGCATAACAATTGTTGTAACACGTTCTTCCCAAATTACAGACCAGAAATCAACAACAGACACTTTTAGAGGAGCTAGAGTATGTAATATGGTACCAAGTTTAGACAGTCAAACAAAAAATATATCTCAAACCTTGTGCAGCAATGAATTGCTTGCTCTTCTTGTAaccctagcagtgacacatttAATGTAACAGTTCAAAgcaatgtacacacatacatcaacTGGAGAAGCATTGACATAGTCATTTCCActatcttcataagaaacaaGTTTTATTCGGTTACTATCATCTGTAGCAAAATGTATGCATAAATTGTATACACACATTAGGTTGTTAAGAGATGTCAAGTATGTTTAGTCAACAATTAAGGAAAAACAGTGCTACTTGGTGTACTATTTTTTGACTGATAAACTTAGTTTACCAAAACAGTTATAATTCATTCATACATGGAACAACATTGGCAAATCTGTTCTTTGGCTTGTGTTCTTTTTTAGTTCCCACAGTTACTGGCATGTCATGACCACTGTACAGCATCTGTGTATAACAAAATAAACAAGTTTTTTAACTAGATAAGTCTACATACCTTAAACCATGATTCAAACTGTACATTAAAGTTGTGATGCATTGCTTCTACATGAGCTTCAAACTCATTAATAAGGATTGGTTTATCCACCACCTCATGCAGTGGTAGAGAAGATTCAGTACCACCATATTCTACAAGAAataatataacttgtgtacacAACAACAGATTCTATTCAGTACTTCACAGTGTTATAATGCAAAAAGAAATTTTACTAAATTTGATTATATCTTTACTAATCTACAAGAGGACCACATTTATCTGGTCCTCAAATCAGGAACACTTGGTTAACCAGATAATCTGAAGTGAGACACATAACAAATAATAGAAGGGAAATGGTTGCAGATTATTTAGCTTGCCAGCTGCAATCTGCTTGAGGGCTGCCATTCAAAGGTAGTGGCATGCAATTAGTTAATTTGTTGATATTTTGGTGATAACTATTGGCTAATTGGTTGTTGGTGATCATAGGCCATACCCTAGCATACAGTGGGGTAATCTGCTTGCATTGCTGTGCATTAATGCTAGGAAGATACAGTCAACTGAAATCACCTGAAAATAATGCGCTCACTTGAAATCAGTTTACAGAGCTGGCACATGACATAGTTTTGCATGGTGACTAGCAGTATGCTTAAAATGATATGGTTAACATTTAACTCTGCTACAGCACCATGAGAGGCTATCAATGAGGGGATTCACTTTCATGATTTGccatactctaatacagcagtcaactactctaatagaacagtcagttactcaAGTATACTGCTGTAATAGTGTATACTTTATCAACGTAAGCAAACAAAATGCATCATCCATCCCTTCATGACTTCTGATTTCCTTCCACTCTGCAATAAACACAGTATGACAGCTAGAGCCTACCAATATAAATAAAATTTGGAGACTAAAATTTTTCAGAATAGTTAAAAGTAGATTGACATTGCTGGATGTGGCATTTTTCATGCTGTAGTTATGTATGTCAGTTTGTCAGCCCACCGCATATCAGATTTAGAATTACCAATGATAGAGACTAATGTATGTATCTCCTTCAACATGCAGCAATTCAAATAGTGCATAACTAAACTCAATCTAAGAAGGctaaaatttcctgtgggggggatgcctccagaccccccaGTTAGAGCATGTTGACTTTTTATTGCTTGTGTCCTCTTAAGCAAATCTCTGGATTTGCCCTTGTTGCCTAAACCTGAATCCACCACTGCTGACTTTTGCGAGGTACTACCATCAGTTAAGTGGATAAGTGGTTGCACTTTTATGCATGCACACTAATGATCCAATGCTGTTCTTACCCACAGTAGACATTTTGACTAGCACTTGCATTGTCTGCTCAATGGTCCCCTCAGAGTTAGTGGCCTGACATTTCCACTCTCCTTCATGTCGTTTAGAGGCCTTCACTAAAGTGAGTTGACCATCTTCAGATATAgtaacatcatcatcattagtCATGTCTCTGTAATATACATAATAATCCAGTAAAGTTTGATTCTCAGAATGCAATTTAGCCATGGGAATTGAACACAACTGTTTAACAATGAAGTATGTTGTAAGGCTAATTGCCATTACTAACTACATAGTACAAAATGTACTGTACACATACCTGTTGTTAAGGTACCAGTACACCCAAAGAATTGGTTGACCAGACACATAACATGGGAAGGTAGCAGCAACACCTTCTGTTACATAATATTGTGATGGCATATCCATGATCATTGGGGCACCTGTAGTGACAGTGACAACAATAATCACTGATGTCATGATCAGTTTACTACACCATtcatatataattttatatattatattttcAACTGCTGCCATCTGTAAAAATTAGATGGTGTTTCATTTTCATACCATTATCACAAAATGATGCAAAAAATATAGTAGATATTTCATGAAGAAGAGTTTGAAAGTTGAGATCCCAACATGCATTAAGTAATGGTAAATACATTACCAAACTATGGGATACAATGcttagtacatacaatacataagTAACAAGCCAGCCAGTTAGGATCCACACAACACCACAGCACAGatgttactaatgacaactaCCTAGCTAAGTATATTGGTATAGTATAAGCCAtttttagaccacagcaaggtgaaatactcaaatttcattggctacttacaggtatctaaattctgtagatcccttgttcatgtctcaatagatccTGTCTCTGGGGCAATGCAAAACACAGGGTTTtacggaatttagaaaccctcaggccctgtagtagcgccctcgcttcacTCATGTGCTACAACACAGGACCTTTCAagtttctaaattccatagaaccctatgtttcaatgtctaactattatgaaAACATGataactgcacacacacacgcacacatacacacgcaagcaagcacgcacgcacgcacgcacgcacacacacacatacacacacgcatctAATTCTTACGTAACACTGGTATCTTTTTTTCCTCGTTCATGAGCTGAAGAGCACTACCTTTCTCAGGTTTATCAACCAGGTTGTGTGAATGAGAATGATGTCGTCTATGGCTAATAAAACTAAATTTCAACAACCCATATTCACTTTTCCCTCACCGTAGCATGAACACAACAAACACTACTATGACAGTTATCACAACAACAGCTAAGATAGCTCCAATGACTCCTCCTGCTACAGCCCCTCCTGAACCACCACTGCTATCTCCAGGTTCTGTACAACATGAAATTATTTTCAAAAATAAAATGTAACCAAAGTATCCTACTTACCCATCACATTCAGTGTAATACTACCATTAGCCATTACTAGTGGACTTGTGTTGATCACCACCTCACACTGGTACTCTCTACCATCATCATCTGTGCTCAATTGTGATATGTTGTAAGTGTCTGTGTATACTAGTGAACTGTCCATCACAGTTGGTGATGTATCATTTGTTCTCATCAATACCATACTACCTCTCCACCAtataatatccactctactggtgatacctctcacagcagttacactacactccagtgttagtgactgattAACTATTTGACGGTTGAGGGAAGTAACAGTCACGGTACTGGGAGTGGGTACTGTAAAATAAAATAGTTGTGGCAGTTGCATGATATCGTCACTATAACAATGAATCCACAGTGTATCATGATTTACCTGTAAGAGTCTCAATTGTAACTGATTCTGATCTTCTGGCTCCAGCTGATGACATCAcattacatgtgtatgtaccctcatctccctccatcaggtacatgAAAGTTACAGTACTCATTAAACCACTATCAGTGACGATTACTCTATCATCATTTGCAAGAGTGTTTCTTTCAGGTCCCATCCAATTGAATGTTACTGAATTTAAACCCATTCCAATAGCTGTACACTGGATCATTTTGGAACTAcccaccatagctccttgtatgggACCAGGTAGTGATATGTCAAATGGAGGTACTGTAAATAAATATATTAAAGCATTAACATTGGTTCAACAGTTGGTGAAAAATAAatagtaataaatatatttaatCCTTACAAGTTCCATTATATAGGCAATATTTTCGTAATTGTCAAAGAAAGTGCTTTTAATACAGTTTCTGTGAATATACTTTCATTGACGGAAACATTAGAACTCCAAAATGCATGATTATAGCTAATGAAAATGCATGTCTCAGACTAAAGCAACATTGAATAGCAAAGAAACCAGGCCAGTAGCTATAACCAAAATTTAATATGCTTGGTGAAGGCATCGGTAaggcagttagttagttagcAGAAATTCAGTCAATAAACACATAGAAACTGGTTGAAAAGGCTTGGGGTCACTTTGAACGCATCATTGGATTTCATTATGTGTAACCAATACTCTCCAGTTTGGTGGCCATGGTCCCCACTATACAGTATGGTACATGCATGGATAATTCAACAGGTTTTTACTACTGAATTTGCTGTTACCTTTCTAAATGActtttgtcccgtttgcaatagaattcattGTTTTTGGGATAGAATAATCATACTTTTTATAGATGCATCTTTGCAATAAAATTATTACCTTGGCAATTAAATTTGGTATGCAATAAATTTATTACATTAGCAGGAAATTCCATTACAACTGATCAGTGAGCAACTGGCTGGGTAAGAACATTATGCGAACCAGCTGAAATGAAACTGACAAGAGCTTGTATTTGGACTTGAATTTTATTTGCTTTTCAACACTAGTGTGTTGAATAAGAGAGTGTAGTAGTTAATTTTCAGTACTAAATTGTCTTACACTATGGATTCCTATCACTGTTGTTCATTATTGATGGGAATTCTGCCATCAGGTGCATGTGGATCCAAAGTTTATTCAACTTTATAAATGGCTGCATACGTACAATCACAGCTGTATGCCAACTATAACAAGTTTGCTTCTATCTCGGCCAATATAACAAACATATAATAGTGCTAATTGCCAAGGCAACAATTCCATTGCAAATCTATGCATACAGGACAAAGTCAATTGTAAAGGTGATAAATTCAATAGCAAAACGTGTAATGTATGTTATAATTTCATCACTATAACAAAATCATGATTTACTACCAAGAATCCTAGTCCAATTACTAAAAACAACACCAGGACTTTTGCTTATTGACCCACAGAAAAATGCAACACAGAAAAATGCAACACAGAAAACCAAGAAATAGCACTTCTAGCAATAAGAAGATAGTAGAGCTTGTATTATATTATACTTGGCACAGAAACAACATGCCAAAATATTAATATACCATATAGCAGATTATTTTCAAGTaggaaaattttgcacaagagG
This genomic interval carries:
- the LOC136255347 gene encoding receptor-type tyrosine-protein phosphatase epsilon-like; its protein translation is MMNSSMMNQTLRVGVYFSGRTAPMIDPSSLSSLAIDVGSPLTLSCTSRGSPPDTFTWRKDSGPIIQSTSITTVTHTNTSAVFRADYSINSVTTSDSGTYTCTVTNPIGNDSETITVNVVPPFDISLPGPIQGAMVGSSKMIQCTAIGMGLNSVTFNWMGPERNTLANDDRVIVTDSGLMSTVTFMYLMEGDEGTYTCNVMSSAGARRSESVTIETLTVPTPSTVTVTSLNRQIVNQSLTLECSVTAVRGITSRVDIIWWRGSMVLMRTNDTSPTVMDSSLVYTDTYNISQLSTDDDGREYQCEVVINTSPLVMANGSITLNVMEPGDSSGGSGGAVAGGVIGAILAVVVITVIVVFVVFMLRHRRHHSHSHNLVDKPEKGSALQLMNEEKKIPVLRAPMIMDMPSQYYVTEGVAATFPCYVSGQPILWVYWYLNNRDMTNDDDVTISEDGQLTLVKASKRHEGEWKCQATNSEGTIEQTMQVLVKMSTVEYGGTESSLPLHEVVDKPILINEFEAHVEAMHHNFNVQFESWFKMLYSGHDMPVTVGTKKEHKPKNRFANVVPYDSNRIKLVSYEDSGNDYVNASPVDGYKKSKQFIAAQAPLKVSVVDFWSVIWEERVTTIVMLTNIKEGDKLKCFQYWPETVGGEVEFTPFKVSLLEENRYTEYLIRKFNVTKLGESFDVTQFHYIVWPDHGVPEYATGMLSFYRRIRGFHCATKDPMLVHCSAGVGRTGTFIALDIVLRQVKNENVVDIHNVINKLRHQRPQMVQTLEQYIFIHDAALEFITCGDTSIEASDVMTAMAKLKTKDQMTGLTGFEQELKLLNKVSLRAEDVVCAAANTFTDKNRLGHCIPVERCRVPLKQSYINASYADGYKQSRAYIIAQSPIANTIRDFWKMITDKQCATVVMLCKLLENDEEVCACYWPHTGVHSFDDVDVELTSENSAKHFTTRSMNVTDNQTKKSHQVTQFQFHGWLAHTPSSNSAELISMLEEVQKVQRSTANKPIVVHCSNGLGRSSTFCAIYTTLERFKAEQCIDIFQVVKLLRIKRPGAVDSLGMYQFIFEVVLRYMQSFETYSNFSV